In Phaseolus vulgaris cultivar G19833 chromosome 7, P. vulgaris v2.0, whole genome shotgun sequence, the genomic stretch attttctggattcctgaaaatttatttttcttctattttttcttaatgttgaacatatatattagtttcaaaatgtaaaatatagaaattaattttcagaaaatttaaaaaaaaaaagatgctAACATCTCCTGATCTTTGGTGTTTTATTTttaggcaaattcttcctacacctaaTACTTTTGAACATGCACccatcataattttaaaattccaaaaataatatttattccgaaaataaaaatccaaaattaaaattaatgcaTTATGGAAAAGTAAATATGGAATAGTTTTTTTGTGTTTCCGGAAATAATAATCAAAGTACATTCCAGATAAGAAAATTCAatacaagaaaaacatgtttAAGGGTATTTTCGTTTTTTTCACTGGAATGTAGtaatatggtgcaggaagcaattccttatttttacttttcaaatttgttagatttcttAACATCTAAGGCCCAACAATCTTGTAACGTGTTCAGAACATATAAGCCCAATAGaaaaaacaaaggtggtttCAAATCCACAATAACgcttgtcgataaaaaaaattacaatatggCCTCggagaaaaaatagaaataagtgTTACAAAAATAGCCACGATTCATTGTCGCGAAGAAAATctgttttaattttctatttttattttttatcgacAAAATATTCgttttgttttataattaaaaaaatgtcgtattattttcaatctatttttttaaaattctatagAAAAtctatttcttattttattttctatccAAATCTTTGAAAGcgtaaaagagattaaaaattatgaaaaagtaTATCTATCATGTACGATATacgtttttttaaattaatttgtttacatgcataaatataaattaaatatttcatttatatttaacGTCtgtaataagaaaatatattcgTGTATGGATATTTTGAAATTAGCACTGAAAGataaataattagaaattaaattataagcAATGAAGGAATAAAGTATtgtaaaattaagaataataaatttACAGTCTCTTACGATTGAAAAGTACACAGCAATTTAAAGTGTTTTGAAATGTGTGACAGTGTCACGTTTATCGTACTCTATGACATGTGCGGTAGTTATAGCATTGGGTGAAAGGTGAACCGGTAGATACCTGATTTCATTAATAATTCAGAAAAGGAAAAGATCTTGTTTCCTTCAGAAAAACAACCTCAGCACTCACCAAAGTGTTCCTTTCTCTTCGTCTTGATCCAGTAGAAGAAGAAGTCAATGGAAACCAACACAATACTCCCAAAACCCAAAAGGCAGATCTTCATTCTGTCAGGACAAAGCAACATGGCCGGTCGCGGCGGAGTCGTCAGGGCCGCCGATCGCAATTACTGGAACGGCCTCCTTCCGCCGGAGTGCAGCCCCCACCCGTCCATCCTCCGCCTCTCCGCCAACCTGCAATGGGAACCGGCAAACGAGCCCCTCCACGTCGACATTGACACAGCCAAAGTCTGCGGCGTGGGCCCCGGCATGGCCTTCATCAATGCGCTGCGGCCGCGCGTGGGCGACGAGGTGGGGCTGGTTCCCTGCGCCGTGGGCGGCACCGCCATAAGAGAGTGGGCGCGTGGGGAGAAACTGTACGAGGATATGGTGAAGAGAGCGAAAGAAAGCGTGAAAGAGCAGGAGAATTGCGAGATGAAAGCGTTGTTGTGGTACCAAGGAGAAAGCGACACAGACACTGAGGAAGCAGCTGCAGCTTACAAGGTTAACATGGAGACCTTCATCCACAATGTTCGACAAGACCTCAATTTACCATCACTTCCCATTATTCAGGTTTCCAacatattcttcttcttttggaattataaaaaatgaagtTACGAATAACATATTCAATTAGGGCTTAGGTCTAAATgcaatgatgatgatgatgatatgaGTGTGTAGGTTGCGTTAGGATCAGGATTTGAGTTCATTGAGAAAGTGAGAGAAGCACAAAAAGCGGTGGATCTTCCAAATGTGACTTACGTGGACGCAAAAGGATTGCAATTGAAGGAAGATAATCTTCACTTAACCACCGAGTCTCAAGTTCAGTTGGGTCGCTTGCTTGCTGAGGCTTATCTTACACATTTTCATGCCTCACCTGTTGGAAATGAAACCCAAATTTAACGCCTTTTTTCTAGCTTCAGTGATCAATTATGGTTTCTGTATGTACTATCACTCGTTCTGTGTGTGAGATTGTGTCCAATAACTTGGGTTAAACATATATTGTTCAAGTGACCGTGTGTTATCTTTTGTTGTACGGATCAAAAGTCCATGAGTTTATGATAAGACTCGTTCAACTACTAAGTTTCGATATTAGTATTCGGCACTTCTTAATTCTGAGCACCAACATCTTTATTTAGATTTCATATCCATAATAAATGAACTTCTCCTTGTATAGATTAAAATGACTTAGATAGTATATAAAACTAGATAGTATATAAAACTCAGATAGtaacaattttcttttatttcttgattattttttttattcttttcgtatttgtttctttatttaGATAAaagtatcttttattttttttaaaagacttATTTATAGTGTCTGGTAAAAGACTATTTGATTCAAGATTCTTATCTGACGCATATTTTCAATGAATCAATGCTAGCTGATTTTTCAGAGTGTCATCCGGATTTGATAAGTTGTGACCTGAATTTGTAGAGAAGTTATCCtgatttataaaatgtttttttactaATCATTCATTTGTCAATTTGTTCTTTATGTGATTGATCACTCGATCAATCAATAATATCAAGTAACATAGCTCATTCGATCTGGAATGTGGTTATCATCAACCAATCAATAATAATGTCAAATGATGTAGATTATTCGATTTCGaccaatacaaaaatatataaatttatttcactATCTTAAAGGTAAATAAGTATCCTAATGTAATTAAGTCTCCTAATGTAATTTTAAATCAAGAAAAATCTACCTCACAAAGATATATATAGATATGGGTGGAGTCACTTCAAGAGTTGAAAGGGAATATAACATATGAAAGAAACAAAAAGtacaaagtaaaaaatatttaaaattttgaaaacaatttatGGAAGGTATGGATTTGTTGATAGATAATTAGATAggttttatattaaataaattgtaaacaAATGTCAAATACTTTGATTCTatctattataatataaaataaagaccATATTTTCAGTGCATTTCACAAGTGTAGATGGTTCCGAAGTCTCTTTCTTGTTGAACAATTCCCTGTTTTTCCATAATCCAGAGTCTAGGTTTCCCTCCTCCAGTTTTAATAATGTACCTGTCTTTGCTTGGTTTTGTTTTGGCCTGTTTGAGTTTGACCATGAACATGCCAATGCCTTGGACCAACTTCAAGCTGGGATTCATGGAATGGAAGTGAATTAGTTAATACCTTCCACTTCCTCTTTTCACATTGTTTTCTTACCATCTTTTGAAAGTTAAAACATGAATAAAGGTAAATCATAGAATAATGTTCTCATACAAATTTTATCATcattatttttacatatatccatacaattaagaaaaaatagacACTTAcattgatccatgagtgatcctagaacaattattttatttcttttgtcccaatctatctcttaacAATTTCGTTCTAATCACAAACTTTCGTGATGATTatcagtgagacaactattatttgcagagacaaaaCCTTATAACCTTTATCTCCCAATCTCCATCAAATGTAGGTTTTTATTAGGtatatcattatatatatatatttctcacttTAATCAATGGAtcatttattctattattattattaaatcatatttaaacTCAAACTCTAAATAATATGAATcactttataaaaattaatttacataatttcttaataatttcttaattttttaccATGCAACAACTTTAAACCCGTGTACGACAAATTTTATAGTTTTAGTATGGTCCACACCTACCACCATAATCCATAGAAATGAATAAGCAAAAGTTTAAAACTTTTTTGCAACAAATAAACAGATAACAAAGCACACTTCACCAACCATTGTTTactttaaaagtaaaataaaattacaccaGTTGAATGGATCTCACATAGATGTTTGGTCTCACGCGACAAGAAGAGCGTGGCATCGTCTTCTCCGCCagtgtttttcatttttttttatgtaaataacACAGTTCCACCAACCATGCTGCTGCACGATGTGATGGTTGTAGGTGGCGGTATCTAGTTTACTATAATGGGgcaaatttattattatgaaaatttatatatataataaaagataaatttatatttatattgagtgaaaatgataaaaaaatataataaactctattaaacaaatattcagtaatgaattaataaataaatctatacATACCAAatttaataacaaatatttGTTGACATTTTTATAGAACATTCACATTAAACATGTTTTGTAGTATTAATATTCGATTAATTCTAAAACATCACGTAAGTAAAACTctactttataaattaagttttaagtttttaatatcTGAACACACAaatgtgttttaaatgtttaataaacttttaaattCTTTATTATCCATTGTATGAATTTATAggtactaaaaaaattaaaattagtggATCAAACTAAGTTACATAGAAATTATTTACGatttaaaattcataacttACTGTTATTATGAACTTTAGAAATTCTATACTATCTACGAATTTCTGTAATAGATAATTACAATTTTTCTTTAGAAGTGCTCTAATAATATTCAACCATGAGGCGTTTGAATAAGAGTTTTAACAATTTATGATCGTCCCAaaataaagtattaaaaatattttatattaattaatattctaatttataatttatttcatattaattaGTTTTTCGAGTGAAGTAACATGGTTACTATAGTAAAATCATTTGTAAAAAAGTGTATATTTAATGTTGTTATAATGTGATTAggttatatttattattatgggagtattttaattattttatttctattttaaaaaaaatatttatactttatCTATGAAAATAAAGTACCCATGCGTATGGATAATTAATATTTGGATTTAAAGTGTAATATGCTTCTCTTTTGAATTAAGGTCAAACCCTACCAAATACTAAAAAACTAAGCAGTTGTTGAAATTGGTAAAGACttatataataacaaaaattattagtGAAATTGGTATTTGTTATTATGCTAATAAGCAAAGACTTGAAATTGGTGAATACATTATTTTCTGACATTCCTAATACTgactatattattattattagggttatattatttttattggtaataatcaaaattatattacGTAAaccatattttataatatatttcttcttatcacgtattatttttttatatattttaaaaagaaataactagtatagtttttaaaaggaatatttttgtttgtttgtttctactatattttttaattatagtgcatgttattagtaataaaaagtatataagaatataaaaaatagaaaaaagttgAAATTAAGAAAAGTAAAAGGATtaacaatgatttttttttatagtgtatgagctaaataaataaataagcgaactttattgaaaaatataccTTCAAACACGGTAAAACACTGAAAAGTAATTAATGATTTAATAAGTACCTTATTGGGAGTTAGCTTATGAATTAATAGTTACCtgaactaattttagaaactaagtataattaattattatattaattaaattattaatttctttttattaatatttaaagtaatttatattattaataaataatttataaataatatttaaagtaattagatagtaatttaaaaatgattcattaataatataaactagtttaaatataaataatttttttaatacttaaaataatatttaatttacttaacatattaattttttattttttatcttttaaaattaatttttattaatgattttttaccGTGATATTTGCTCGTTTTCCGATTAATTAGTTTTTGTTATCGGTTAGTTAATTTTGTTGACGAGACAATGTTCTTTTTATAGTTTTAGGTTTTGTTTGCTCAAGTTTTATTATCATAGAacagtttttttaaaatcacttatTAATTCAGTATATGTTTCTCACAGCTTTTAAAATTTTCAGAAGATAAAAAGAAGTCGGATAAAAGCGTAAATaattgtcttttattttttctcttcactttgttagaaactaaatataaaaaacataaaaaaaatgtgtaatgaaaatatttgatgGATTTCTAAcaattgtaatataattttaacataattttttttaaaaatatattaatttttaaaaaatttaaatttattgtataaatttttattatgattatttttaaaaaatccgcatttttttatttttataatttatatataattatttttaatattaaaattgaataaatgaTATCATTATTTACACACTTATATTGTtagtataaatttatagttaattgttatcaaaaaataaaaacatagtaTGAACCATAAtaacaaatatgaaattataagTAACTATTCaagtgaaaaaataataatatattttattcaaattgtttcataaataaattaacagTTTTGCTTATTCAAATTATTTggtaaataaaatgaaaaatcgttctgattcaaaaagaaaagtaacaaatagaaaattaaattcaaaactgtctacaaaataaaaaaaaacggTTATTTAGAAGaattatctttatatttaactgttatttaaaaaaaattatatataaaaaaaatagttacaaaataataataaaaaaaaaaaatataaataaagtaaaatattaataaaatgtagAATCGTTCTGATTCAGAAAGAAAAGTaacaaatagaaaattaaattcaaaactgTCTACAAAATAACCTAAAACGGTTATTTAGGagaattttctttatatttaactgttattttaaaaaaattatatataaaaaaatagttacaaaataataaaaataagaaaaaaatataaataaaatgtaactgattttgaaaataaacgTTGCTCCATCTCTCTCTCAATTTATAACTGTTCCTCCACATCTCTTTCCATTCAAAACCACCATTCCacttctctttcaattcaaaactaGTCTTCCActtttctttcaattcaaaaccgatattataaaaaaaataaaaaatgacacaataatcataatacaataataaaattaaatattaatataaggataaaatgaaaaaaaatgaagaatagttaagaggggaatccctttatatataaatataaataaaaataaaaaataaatatttgtaaccCGTATTCTAcattttaaacaaattataaatatgtCTTTGTCTTTGTGGTATACCTATCCGTGTAGGTTTTACACCAAACCAATGGATATGCACATTCAATTATTAtggatattaatattaattagagTATTAAATTAGATGACAGTAACAATTATAACAATTAAGTAAGAGGCAAATTGATAATAACAATAAGTagaaggaagagagaaaaaggaaaCATTGACAAACATAACATAAACCCTATCGCGTTATAAAACCCTTCCGTCTCAAACATTCACATAAACCAAACTTTTCTCACTCTCTCATTTTTCATTTCATCGCAATTTCTTCATAATTTGATGGCCACCGCCACACCCCGAACCCTTCGCTTCCCATCACCGTCGCTTTCTCTCTCTTCGAGGCTTCCTCTGTCCTCCTCCTTCTCCGTCTCGCTCCGCCCGCGCCGTGGGGCTGCTCGTCCGATAGTGGTGCTTGTCTCGGCGGGACTCGGCGGGAAGCCCACGGTGCTCGTCGCGGAGAAGCTCGGTGACGCGGGGCTGAAGCTGCTCAAGGACTTTGCCAATGTCGATTGCTCGTACAATCTCAGCACAGAGGAGCTCTGCTCCAAGATTTCGCTCTGCGACGCGCTAATCGTGCGCAGCGGCACCAAGGTCTCGCGCGAGGTTTTCGAGTCATCCGGCGGCAGGCTCAAGGTAGTCGGCAGAGCTGGCGTCGGAATCGACAATGTGGATCTGGCCGCCGCCACCGAGCATGGCTGCCTCGTTGTCAATGCGCCCACCGCCAACACCGTCGCCGCCGCCGAGCACGGGATTGCTCTTCTTGCCGCCATGGCCAGGAACGTCGCTCAGGCCGATGCGTCCGTCAAAGGCGGTGAGTTTTCTTTGCATGGCGCTTCGTCGAGTTGGAGATTGTTTAGATTTTAATTCTGCTATTCAACTATGCTTTATATGAAATGTTTTATAGAGTTTAAGTATTACTTCATATTTTTCattgtatttttaattgtttcacATGTTTTACTTGAAGAGAATATATGGAACCAACCTTTTATATTGAGTATTTTTCATCTTAAAAAGGGGGAAATTTCTTTACCTGACGAATACATTTGTCTGTGACCGATTATTTTTTTCTGTGATGAAGTAATGGTTTGTTCATTGAATACCGTATTTCTTGTAATGCTTATTATTATTCGTGTTGTGGATTTTGTTATTGGCTGCTTTTGTAACATGTTATCCTGTGCAATCTAGGGAAATGGCAGAGGAATAAGTATGTTGGAGTTTCCTTGGTTGGGAAGACACTTGCGGTGCTGGGATTTGGGAAGGTTGGTTCTGAAGTTGCTCGCCGAGCCAAGGGGCTTGGTATGACTGTCATTGCCCATGACCCATATGCTCCTGCGGACCGTGCTAGGGCCATTGGTGTGGAGCTAGTGAGCTTTGATGAGGCCATTACCTCTGCGGATTTCATCTCTCTACATATGCCTCTCACAGCTGCTACATCAAAGATTCTCAACGATGAGACTTTTGCAAAGATGAAGTCAGGAGTTCGGATAGTCAATGTTGCTCGTGGAGGGGTCATTGATGAGGATGCTCTTGTTAGGGCACTAGATTCTGGGATTGTGGCTCAGGTTTCTGCAATTTCCGTTTTGAATCCCTAATAGACCACTTTAATGAAATAGAAAAGTATATAATTGGAACCCTGCTTACTAAAGAGATAATGATTGTGCCATATCTTTGTTTCAGGCGGCTCTTGATGTTTTCACTGAGGAGCCACCACCGAAAGACAGCAAATTGATTCTGCATGAGCACGTTACCGCAACACCTCATCTTGGTGCCAGTACTGCGGAAGCTCAGGTATGTTACATCTGGATATGATGACAAACATTTCCTTTAATTCCATTGTCGCTATTTATAAAGCTCTTGAAAATGATTACCAGGAAGGTGTGGCTATTGAAATAGCAGAAGCTGTGGTTGGGGCCCTGAGAGGGGAGCTCGCTGCTACTGCAGTCAATGCACCAATGGTTCCCTCTGAGGTAGGTATCAGGAAAAATGTTAATACTCTTCCTATTCTTTATACATTATTTGATGATATTTCCATTGCTACTCTCCCTTGCCATGAGAAAGTCGTTGTAAATTCATTTATTGAAGTGTGTACAACTAGTTTCAGATATTGATTTCGACAATGGTACCTATTTCCTTTAATTATTGCTAACTTTAGCTGTTATTTGCTCCTATGGTTTAAACTAAATGCTTAAAGTAATGTCAAAGTTTGATTTGATTAATCTGATTAGAGTGATTGGGAAATGGGAATACAGGGAAAGTACACCATGAGGGATATAATGTCAGTCATGAAATAAACTTGCTTTATGCAAGGAATGGCCTAGTCTGACATctgtttctttctttcttttttgtgtgCAGGTATTATCAGAATTGAAACCATTCGTTGATCTTGCTGAGAAACTGGGTAGGTTGGCTGTCCAGCTTGTAGCAGGAGGAAGTGGTGTGAAAGCAGTGAAGATTACTTATGCCACCGCGAGGGCTCCTGATGATCTGGACACTCGTCTTCTTCGTGCCATGATAACCAAGGGTCTGATTGAGCCCATATCTAGTATTTTTGTAAACTTGGTTAATGCTGATTTCAGTGCTAAGCAAAGAGGTATCAGGATAACCGAGGAGAAAATTCTTCTTGATGGCTCACCCGAGAATCCACTGGAATTCATTCAGGTTCAGATTGCTAATGTGGAATCCCGATTTGCAAGTGCCATATCAGATTCGGGGGAGATTACGGTTGAGGGTCGGGTGAAAGATGGTCTTCCCCATCTGACAAAGCTTGGGTCTTTTGATGTCGACGTGAGTTTGGAAGGTAGCATTATACTGTGTAGGCAGGTGGATCAACCAGGCATGATCGGAAAGGTTGGGAGCGTTTTGGGTGACGAGAATGTGAATGTCAGCTTCATGAGTGTAGGAAGGATTGCTCCACGAAAGCATGCTGTTATGGCAATTGGAGTGGACGAACAACCTACCAAGGAATCTTTGAAGAGGATTGGAGATATCCCCGCTGTTGAAGAGCTCGTTTTCCTCAAGTTGTAAGATTATCTGCTTCCTctattattttttcctttttgtttaGTAATTTGGATTGGGCGTGGATACTGAATGTGCCCGGTTTTGATGTATAATCATCAAACTAGTAGTAGCCTTAATTTGAAGGGGAGAGAAGGAATAATTTTGCCGTGCATTTCATCGTCTGGTTTAGTGAGTTATTACTTCTTCATTTACGCCCTTTTATTTGCAAAGAACCCACCtgctaaaaatattttaaaattcgtGCGATGAAAGCCTAGTTGTGAAAAATGTCAGTGCAGGAGTGAAAGCCTGTTCTTGCCTTGTGCATACATAAACGTGACTTTTCAACGATTAAACTTAACTTGATAGATCGCACCAAATTCAGATAGAAGTCTTTCTGGATGTTTGGATTTGCGTTGGAATATTTGTAATTGCTCCCATGATTCGATACACCGCTTAGACTTCCAGGGAATACTGCAGTTCTTATGCCTTCTGCATATTTCATTGATTGAACGTCAAAAAAACTCCAATAGCTGTGTTTTTAATGCGTAAACAAATACACTATATTCAAATATCTGTTTAACACGATTTTATGAATGTTGAAACGCAAGTCTTAACTAAACTAATTTGAATTACGTCAGTTTAAACACTCCACTTATCTTTTTAATGCATAACCAAACAATGTTTATGTTAAAATATTAGCTAATGTAATTTTTGCGCCAATGTTTGGTTGCTTGATTTTATCACGTGTTGTTTGGAACACCACTTATTTTTTCCtttaggctttgtttggattagagggtgtgggagagtggaaagttgaaggtgtgggggagtggaagtgtgaagatttgtgaagaaagttgaggatgtttggattgaggtatgttagagtggatgtgtgaagaaagtttattgaaatatgtgagtgatgtgatggttgtaagaatattttgaattatttttaattgtgtaaattgtaagattacaaatttacccttctatataaaaagaagaagaaataaatgataattaattttttacacattatatttaattaaaagaaattcaagttttaattataaataaataaataatttaaaattcaaagaaattaattaataattttttatatttaaatatatttttattattttccattttattaattttaaattaatttttttaattaagttaatttatttagataattttaatattatttatgtttcttgtatataaaataagaataaataattattaattttgtgcatattttagttaattaaaataatttaaagttttatttataaataaaataaaataaatgtaaaatttaaagaaataattaaatataattttaaatataagtataattttatcattttctattttattaatttaaattaattttgttatttaagttaatttatttagatagttttaatattatttataattctttaaattatgttatatatatatacaaaattattattaataataattttcattattattattaacaaaattaatatattttaaaaaatagttgtcaaaatatataatataaaattaatttttaaattataaggaTGATATAAGAATATAaaggggtgcagaaagaaacaaagtaatgtttttttaaaagttgaaaCCCGTAGTGGAAAAAAATGAAGCCCAAGTTAATATGAAAACCTAAATCTGAAGCACAGTGCAAGAGAAGAGACACTAAGAAGAGAAGCcgcagaggaagaagaagtATGGGGTGCGATGGTAATGGCAGTTTACACTGTggaagatgaaaaaaataaggGCACAATAGTATTTCACTAATCTGACGTGGCTTTCCTCTCTAACCACTCTACTTTCTCTTCATATTTGGAAGGATCCGAAAATCACCCATGTTTCCACTCAATCTCACCCTCACCTTCACTCTCTCACGGAACCAAACGGGGGTGGCACTCTTAAATCCGTCTGCGCTACAGTGCCACCCCTGATCCAAACAGGCACttactctttttttcttcttctcttctacaAGGTTTTTTCCATCTTCTCGTGGTAACTTGTTCCGCACCTTCTTTCACTTTTTGttattttccttctctttttgcTGATTCCTCTATCTCTACATACG encodes the following:
- the LOC137828042 gene encoding D-3-phosphoglycerate dehydrogenase 3, chloroplastic-like, with product MATATPRTLRFPSPSLSLSSRLPLSSSFSVSLRPRRGAARPIVVLVSAGLGGKPTVLVAEKLGDAGLKLLKDFANVDCSYNLSTEELCSKISLCDALIVRSGTKVSREVFESSGGRLKVVGRAGVGIDNVDLAAATEHGCLVVNAPTANTVAAAEHGIALLAAMARNVAQADASVKGGKWQRNKYVGVSLVGKTLAVLGFGKVGSEVARRAKGLGMTVIAHDPYAPADRARAIGVELVSFDEAITSADFISLHMPLTAATSKILNDETFAKMKSGVRIVNVARGGVIDEDALVRALDSGIVAQAALDVFTEEPPPKDSKLILHEHVTATPHLGASTAEAQEGVAIEIAEAVVGALRGELAATAVNAPMVPSEVLSELKPFVDLAEKLGRLAVQLVAGGSGVKAVKITYATARAPDDLDTRLLRAMITKGLIEPISSIFVNLVNADFSAKQRGIRITEEKILLDGSPENPLEFIQVQIANVESRFASAISDSGEITVEGRVKDGLPHLTKLGSFDVDVSLEGSIILCRQVDQPGMIGKVGSVLGDENVNVSFMSVGRIAPRKHAVMAIGVDEQPTKESLKRIGDIPAVEELVFLKL